One stretch of Ananas comosus cultivar F153 linkage group 6, ASM154086v1, whole genome shotgun sequence DNA includes these proteins:
- the LOC109711466 gene encoding probable cadmium/zinc-transporting ATPase HMA1, chloroplastic: MEALATIAPAPSPTSANLRLLLLSSPSPLPLRLRPHPLPLPHRHRHRRLFLSSKPSLPPRFFASLAHGDHHDHHHHGHGHGHGHGHGHGHGGEIEAIGGAQRVILGFARAVGWADLAELLREHLQLCCCSMALLLLAAACPYVAPGRSVKPLQNALIAVAFPLVGVSAALDALVNIAGGKINIHVLMALAAFASVFMGNALEGGLLLAMFNLAHIAEEYFTSRSMIDVKELKDNHPDFALLLDSDGDKPPQFSKLSYTKVPVHDLKVGSYILVRAGEAVPVDGEVYQGSSTVTIEHLTGETNPLERNVGDTIPGGARNLDGMMIVKVTKSWEDSTLNKIVQLTEEGQLNKPKLQRWLDEFGEHYSRVVVALSLAVALIGPFLFKWSFIGNSVSRGSLYRGLGLMVAASPCALAVAPLAYATAISACASKGILLKGGHVLDALAACQSIAFDKTGTLTTGKLMCRAIEPIHGHSKIRSRSKDPPCCTPNCESEALAVAAAMEKGTTHPIGRAVLAHTRGKELPEVGVENFECLPGKGLFATLTGLKSGNSDNELLKASLGSVEYIASLCKSDESERIKEAVKSSAYGPDFVQAALSVNKKITLFHFEDEPRPGVAEVISTLRDKAKLRIMMLTGDHESSAWRVAKAVGIDEVYCCLKPEDKLNQVKTASRDRGGGLIMVGDGINDAPALAASTVGIVLARRASATAIAVADVLLLQDNICGVPFCIAKARQTVSLVKQSVALALTCIFFASLPSVLGFLPLWLTVLLHEGGTLLVCLNSIRALNNPTWSWVEDLQQLVAGVTKAVADFLKKRPPPNCVAEAIPL, encoded by the exons ATGGAAGCTCTCGCCACAATCGCACCTGCACCTTCTCCAACCTCCGCCaacctccgcctcctcctcctctcctccccctccccccttcCTCTCCGTCTCCGTCCCCATCCCCTTCCTCTTCCCCATCGCCATCGCCATCGccgcctcttcctctcctccaaaCCCTCCCTTCCTCCCCGCTTCTTCGCCTCCCTCGCCCATGGCGACCACCACGATCACCACCACCATGGGCATGGGCATGGGCATGGGCATGGGCATGGGCATGGGCATGGAGGGGAGATTGAGGCGATTGGAGGGGCGCAGAGGGTGATCCTAGGGTTCGCGCGGGCGGTCGGGTGGGCCGACCTCGCGGAGCTCCTGCGGGAGCACCTGCAGCTCTGCTGCTGCTCCATGGCGCTGCTGCTGCTCGCCGCCGCCTGCCCCTACGTCGCCCCCGGACGCTCCGTGAAGCCGCTGCAGAATGCGCTCATCGCCGTCGCCTTCCCTCTCGTCGGA GTTTCTGCAGCACTTGATGCTCTTGTCAATATTGCTGgtggaaaaataaatatccatgTCCTCATGGCTCTTGCAGCATTTGCTTCGGTATTTATGGGAAACGCACTGGAAGGGGGTCTACTTCTGGCAATGTTTAACCTGGCCCACATTG CCGAAGAGTATTTCACGAGCCGATCAATGATCGATGTGAAGGAACTCAAGGATAACCATCCAGATTTTGCACTTCTATTGGATTCAGATGGTGATAAACCACCTCAATTTTCAAAACTGAGTTACACTAAGGTTCCCGTACATGATCTTAAAGTGGGTTCATATATACTGGTCAGGGCTGGTGAG GCTGTACCAGTTGATGGGGAAGTTTACCAAGGATCTTCTACAGTTACTATTGAACATCTTACTGGTGAAACCAATCCATTAGAAAGAAACGTGGGAGATACAATTCCAGGTGGTGCCAGGAACTTGGACGGCATGATGATTGTCAAG GTAACAAAGTCATGGGAGGATTCAACATTGAATAAGATTGTTCAATTGACTGAAGAAGGTCAATTGAACAAGCCAAAACTTCAAAGATGGCTAGATGAATTTGGGGAGCACTACAGCAGGGTTGTTGTAGCTTTATCACTGGCAGTTGCTCTTATTGGGCCATTTCTTTTTAAGTGGTCCTTCATTGGCAACTCAG TATCCAGGGGCTCACTTTACCGTGGGTTAGGGCTTATGGTAGCAGCATCTCCGTGTGCATTGGCTGTTGCTCCTTTAGCATATGCTACTGCAATCAGCGCGTGTGCAAGTAAG GGAATTTTGCTGAAGGGTGGACATGTGTTAGATGCCCTTGCTGCTTGTCAATCCATAGCGTTTGATAAAACTGGTACCCTAACAACAGGGAAGCTTATGTGTAGGGCAATAGAGCCCATTCATGGGCACTCAAAAATTCGGAGTAGATCTAAAGATCCACCTTGTTGTACTCCGAATTGCGAAAGTGAAGCTCTAGCTGTAGCAGCAGCCATGGAGAAAGGAACTACTCACCCTATTGGAAG AGCAGTTTTAGCTCACACCAGAGGGAAGGAGCTACCTGAAGTTGGTGTGGAAAATTTTGAATGTCTACCTGGTAAAGGACTTTTTGCGACACTGACTGGTCTAAAG TCCGGAAACAGTGACAATGAATTATTGAAGGCGTCCCTTGGTTCTGTGGAATACATTGCTTCTTTATGTAAATCTGATGAATCTGAAAGAATAAAGGAAGCAGTAAAATCTTCTGCATATGGTCCAGATTTTGTCCAAGCTGCTCTATCAGTCAATAAGAAG ATAACCCTCTTCCATTTTGAGGATGAGCCTCGTCCAGGTGTTGCTGAAGTTATATCTACTTTAAGAGACAAAGCAAAGCTTCGGATTATGATGCTAACTGGGGACCACGAGTCTAGTGCTTGGAGAGTAGCTAAAGCTGTTGGCATTGACGAGGTGTATTGCTGCTTAAAACCAGAGGACAAACTCAACCAAGTAAAAACTGCTTCTAGAGATCGAg GTGGAGGTTTGATAATGGTAGGAGATGGCATTAATGATGCACCTGCTCTCGCTGCTTCAACTGTGGGCATCGTGTTGGCCCGAAGGGCTAGCGCGACTGCTATAGCTGTTGCAGATGTGCTATTGCTACAAGACAACATTTGTGGCGTTCCATTTTGTATAGCTAAAGCCCGCCAAACTGTTTCCCTG GTCAAGCAAAGTGTTGCTCTTGCCTTAACTTGCATCTTTTTTGCTTCTCTTCCTTCTGTTTTAGGGTTTCTCCCACTTTGGTTGACG GTACTCCTTCACGAGGGAGGAACGCTTCTCGTCTGCTTGAACTCAATCCGCGCCCTTAACAACCCGACGTGGTCATGGGTCGAGGATCTTCAGCAGCTAGTCGCCGGAGTAACAAAAGCTGTAGCTGATTTCCTTAAGAAGCGGCCTCCCCCAAATTGCGTTGCCGAGGCGATTCCCCTGTGA